The genomic segment TGCAGGGCCGAGATATCGACCGCGCGCGCCGATTTTCTGCAGACGTTGAAGGACAGTCTGGTGGATCAGATCGGCAGCGTCATGCCCGATGCGGCGCAGGCGATCCGCTGGTCGGATGGTGTACGTCAGGGTGCCTTGCCCGATAACGCACGGTTGATGACGGTGCAGCACCGCGAGATGTTGGACTGCGGGTTTATGCGGGTCACGCTGGCGGGCGATGTGGCGCGGTTCTCTGACAGTGCGATCCATTTCCGCCTTGGCATCGCGCAACCGGGCAAGACCCCCCAATGGCCCCGCATCGGAGAGAACGGGGCAACCGTCTGGCCCAAGGGTGAACACAAGCTGCATCTGCCGGTCTATACCGCGCGGCGGGTGGATCGGGAAAACGGGCTGCTGGTGTTTGATCTGTTTATTCACGAAGGTGGGCGCACCACCGATTGGGCGCGCAGCGTTGAACTGGGGACGCAGATCCTTGTCACCGGACCGGGGGGCGGCGGCTGTACGATCACGGGGCCGGTGTTCGGATTTGCCGATGATACCGCCTTTCCGGCCATCGCCCGTATCATGGAGGCGAACCCCGATCTGACCGGGCGCATCATGCTGTATCCATCGCATGTAGATGCCGCACATTATCCGCTGCCAAAGCACTCCGGTCTGGAGGTTATCATCGCCAGCGAGGCCGAGCGTCCCACGATGGGGCAGGCGGCCTGCGACGCGGTTTCATCTGCGGCGGACGGGTTTTTATGGTTCGCGGGGCAAAAGGCGATGGCGACGCAGGTGCGCAAGACGTGGAAAGAGCATGGCGGCGCGGCCGATCGGTGCTATATCTCGGCCTTTTGGTAACGCGCAGTCATTGAGACAAAAAAGGCAGCCCATGAAAGGGCTGCCTTTTCGTTACTTGCACCGGATGGCGCGCCTTACGCGGCGCTGGCGGATACCAGCAGTTGCGCCTCATGCGCGCGCAGGGACCGGCGCGCGGCGACAAAGTTGGACATGCCGTCAGCCGCATCGAGTTCGGGGAACAGCGACAGGATCTCGCTGCGCTGTTCGGACTGGATGCCGGCCATCGAATGTGCCCCCGGCTGGAAGCTTTCGGCCCATGTCCCGTCCGCAAACACGACTTCGTGGTTGTCAAACAGCATGTGGATGTAGCTGACCTTGTCCGGCGTGACAGTGTCGACCCCATCGAGCCCGACCAGATGTTTCGCCGCGACCAGAACTTCGCGTTCGCTGAACATCACCTCGGCCGTCTCAGAGGCGACAAGCATGCGGTGGTTCGGGCTGACCATCATATCGCGCTGCGGCACGCCTTCGCCAAAGGCACCGGCCTTGATCCGAACGGGGTTGAAGCCGGGGGTGCGCAGCAGGTTGTCGCGCCCCAGATTGCGGCGACCCACCCAGCGAACCGGCTGCAGGCCGTTGTCACGGGTGACGACCAGATCGCCGACCTTGATCTGCTGCACCGGGATCTCGCCGCGTCGCGTGGCAATGGTGGTGCCGGGGGTGAAGCAGATCACGACCTCTTCGATCTCGGAATAGGTTGTGGTGCCGGTCACGTTGCCGTCGGCATCGCGGAATTCGATGGTGCCGGATTCAGGGCCCGTTTTGGTCAGCGTGTACTGCGACCGATCCAGCCCGCTGAGGTTCAGAACGTCGACATCTGTTCCGTCGGCATCTTCGCCGCCTACGATGGTGTGATCACCGCCCGAGGTAAAGTTGAACAGGTCGGAGCCTTGCCCACCTTCGGCGCGGTCATCGCCGCCGCCCGAGGTGATGGTATCCTGCCCGTCGCCGCCTTCGATCTGATCGTCGCCTTCGCCACCGTCAAGGCTGTCGTTTCCGCCCTGACCAAAGATCGTGTCGTCGCCTTCGCCGCCCTGAATGGTGTCATTGCCCGCTTCGATCGGGGTCACAACGGCGTCGTCAATCAGGTCGCCCGAGAGGGTGAAGCCCGACTGTGTGGAACGGGTTTCAAGCGTGAACTCGATGAACTCGCGGTTCTCGAACTGGCCCGAGAACCACGCATCCTGATCGTCGGGGGAGTTCGCCTCGGTCCCCGCTGCGGTCACGGTGCCATCGGCATTGGTGACATTCAACGACGTGTCATCGCTGGTCGCGAAGGAGGTGAAGCTGTTGGTGTCCAGCGTCACGGATTCCTGATCGCCGGGGTTGTTGCGATCGAGATCGTTGAAGGTTGCTGTCGCGTTCAGGGCGATAGGCTGGAGTGTTTCGCGATCGTAAAATTCGAGCCTAAACGTTGCTGTTTCACCCTCGAAGCGTGAGCTACCACCGCGACCTGAATTAAGCAGTATTTCGGAACCGTTGCCGCCTGTAAGGTCGATTGGCATATCGTCGTTTGTTGTGCTGACCAGTACGAGTCGGCCAACAACCGACCGACCGTCTTCTAGCGTGGCGACATTTAGGTAGATCGCAGAATCGCCCGGCTCGGCGTTGTTTTCGGTGCCTCGGTATGCATTGCCCGATGACAGGTTGATAGGCGAAGCGTCGTTGCCCGGTGCCGTACCGACGCCTGCATCGCCATACAGCAGGTCATCGCCCGCGCCACCGTCGATCCGATCGTCGCCGCCTTCGCCGGACACGCGGTCGTCCCCTGCGCCGGCATCAATCCGATCGTCTTCTGCCGTCCCTTGAAGGGTGTCTGTCCCCGTCGTGCCGTTGATCGCTGCCATTGTCGTCTGCTCCGCGTGATTTCTGCAAGAAACCACGGTCCGAAGTCGGCAAAGGTTTCGCAAATCGTAAAAAACTGGTGGTCTTTTTATCGCGGTCTTCGCGTGTGGCAACGGATTTGACGGCTTTGTGATAAGTTGACGTGGCGACCCTCTCGCGTCAGTTGTGGGCGGCGTGGTGGTTCACGTTTTACGACCAGTGAATACAAAATGGGGGCGGCATTACTGCCACCCCGCGCTTTGGTCTAAGAATTACTTGCGAAGCAATGCCAGCATGACGAGAAAAGGCAGCGTGAATATGCCCTATCTCACCGGCTTGCTTGGAGAAAATCGTGATGCCGTTCTATGCGCCCTACCTGCCAGTAACCCAAGGGTAGATCAAGCGGGGGAAAACCCCCATCTACGGTTGGATTAGCCCTAAAACCAGTGATTTGGCGACCGCATGATCGCGTGTGCTGGCCCGCAGCTTTTCTTTCGCGCCCTTGATGTGTTTCTCGAAGGTTTTTTCGCTGATCTTGAGGGTCCAGCAGATCTCGGCCGGGCGCAGACCGATGGCAAGATAGCTGAGGCAGTCACGCTCGCGCGGGGTGAGGTTGACCAGCACGCTCATGTGATCGCGGCGGATGCCTTCATCCATCGCAAAGGACAAACGTCGTAACGCGCTGCGATGCTCTTGCCAGTAAAGATCGAATTCGCGGTCGCTGCGTATCTCGCTCACCCAAAGACCGATGCCGGAGATGGCCTGACCCGCGGGCGTGCGGTTCAGCGCGAAAGACGCACCGAACTGCATGCCGATGTCATTCTCAAGCTCGGATTGCATCTGTTGCGGCTCGGTCGCGTGGTCCAGCAGGCTGGCGTCATTCCACAGCACCTCTTTCGTACCATTGGCGATCAACTCGACCGAGATATCGTCATCCACCAGCGCCTGTTCCTCGACCGCGGTGACCCAGTCTTGGGGGTAGGTGTGGCGAAAGAAACCGGCTTGGGTAAACCCGCGCACGGTCGCGTCACTGGCGTAAGGGATGATGCCATAGCCGATGCCGGTGACGCCCAGATCGGCGAAGGTTTGGGTGCAGCTGTCCCAAAACGCAACATCGCCCGTGCCCGCTTTCGCGGCACCTGCCAAATCTATCAGCTTTTCCAATGACATGTTCGCCCCCCGGCCTGAGCAACATAATGGCAACGGTGTCGCCAAAAAGCAACATAAAATATGGCTGGAACAAGGCGTTCACCCTTTTGCGTAAGGGAATTCGAAGGCGTCAGGCCGGTGCATGACAAAATACCCTGTTCGGAAAATCGCAAAGCGCGTAAAAGGACACCATGAATATTTGCGCGATCACAATGGTTTACAAAGACTACTGGGCGCTGTCACAGTGGTACGCGCATTACGGGCGTATGCTGGGGTTTGATAACCTCTATATCGTCGCCCACGGGGCCGACGCCAAGGTCGCCAGCCTTTGCCCGCGTGCGACCGTGATCACCGTGCCCCGCGAAACGCTGGAAGGGTTCGACCGGCGCCGCGGGCAAGTGTTGAACAGTTTTGCCGATGGGCTGGCCGTGTCTTTCGACTGGGTGATCCGCACCGATGCGGACGAGCTGATCTGTTATGATCCCGCACTATATTCGTCACTGCACGCGGTGTTAGAGACGGCATCGGCAAAGTCGATGTTCGCGCTTGGTCTTAATGTGGCAGAGACCTTGGAGGATGATGTGCTCGCAGAAGGGCAAATGGCTCTTGGCCATCGGCGCACAGCGGTGTTCTCGGGGCACTACAGCAAGGCATGGGTGACCAAACGCGGCACGGGGCTGTGGCGCCACGGCATATGGGTCGGGCCCAAGCGCATTGAAACGGCGGTGTTTGACCTGCCGCGCGGTGTCTACTTGAT from the Sulfitobacter pontiacus genome contains:
- a CDS encoding siderophore-interacting protein, whose translation is MSDHTAQTELPGVNFAALRQATLAEAAEHDLHVEQDGAQGIVLGTYYGRIAFAPSGAHCRAEISTARADFLQTLKDSLVDQIGSVMPDAAQAIRWSDGVRQGALPDNARLMTVQHREMLDCGFMRVTLAGDVARFSDSAIHFRLGIAQPGKTPQWPRIGENGATVWPKGEHKLHLPVYTARRVDRENGLLVFDLFIHEGGRTTDWARSVELGTQILVTGPGGGGCTITGPVFGFADDTAFPAIARIMEANPDLTGRIMLYPSHVDAAHYPLPKHSGLEVIIASEAERPTMGQAACDAVSSAADGFLWFAGQKAMATQVRKTWKEHGGAADRCYISAFW
- a CDS encoding Hint domain-containing protein: MAAINGTTGTDTLQGTAEDDRIDAGAGDDRVSGEGGDDRIDGGAGDDLLYGDAGVGTAPGNDASPINLSSGNAYRGTENNAEPGDSAIYLNVATLEDGRSVVGRLVLVSTTNDDMPIDLTGGNGSEILLNSGRGGSSRFEGETATFRLEFYDRETLQPIALNATATFNDLDRNNPGDQESVTLDTNSFTSFATSDDTSLNVTNADGTVTAAGTEANSPDDQDAWFSGQFENREFIEFTLETRSTQSGFTLSGDLIDDAVVTPIEAGNDTIQGGEGDDTIFGQGGNDSLDGGEGDDQIEGGDGQDTITSGGGDDRAEGGQGSDLFNFTSGGDHTIVGGEDADGTDVDVLNLSGLDRSQYTLTKTGPESGTIEFRDADGNVTGTTTYSEIEEVVICFTPGTTIATRRGEIPVQQIKVGDLVVTRDNGLQPVRWVGRRNLGRDNLLRTPGFNPVRIKAGAFGEGVPQRDMMVSPNHRMLVASETAEVMFSEREVLVAAKHLVGLDGVDTVTPDKVSYIHMLFDNHEVVFADGTWAESFQPGAHSMAGIQSEQRSEILSLFPELDAADGMSNFVAARRSLRAHEAQLLVSASAA
- a CDS encoding helix-turn-helix transcriptional regulator; the protein is MSLEKLIDLAGAAKAGTGDVAFWDSCTQTFADLGVTGIGYGIIPYASDATVRGFTQAGFFRHTYPQDWVTAVEEQALVDDDISVELIANGTKEVLWNDASLLDHATEPQQMQSELENDIGMQFGASFALNRTPAGQAISGIGLWVSEIRSDREFDLYWQEHRSALRRLSFAMDEGIRRDHMSVLVNLTPRERDCLSYLAIGLRPAEICWTLKISEKTFEKHIKGAKEKLRASTRDHAVAKSLVLGLIQP
- a CDS encoding glycosyltransferase family 2 protein, coding for MNICAITMVYKDYWALSQWYAHYGRMLGFDNLYIVAHGADAKVASLCPRATVITVPRETLEGFDRRRGQVLNSFADGLAVSFDWVIRTDADELICYDPALYSSLHAVLETASAKSMFALGLNVAETLEDDVLAEGQMALGHRRTAVFSGHYSKAWVTKRGTGLWRHGIWVGPKRIETAVFDLPRGVYLMHLKYANIDALETANQHRVDVGNMPGRGLPGAAWKEADQTAARFYARLAGFRDETWEVARDHAYATISAEPVRDTKENVLRAKSTVFEQRVTLPEWVAATFGDT